A segment of the Staphylococcus ratti genome:
TACCAATAACAAGTCCATTCATACCTACATATTTGTGCCAACCTAACGTAGCGCCCATCTCAACTGCTACACGTTTTGTCACGCTCGGTAATAACACCTCGTCTTGATATGCTTTTGGTTGTTGTTCGAATGCATTCCAATTCGGCATTGATACAACACGCACCCCTTTGCCTCTTTGTTCTAAGTCTTTAGCTACATCAATGACTAAACTCACTTCAGATCCTGTTGCTAGTAATACATACTCAGGCGCTGCTTCCGTTTCATATACTACGTAAGCCCCTTTACGTACACCTTCTTCAAGTTGTGTTTCTTCTACATCTAATACCGGTAAACCTTGACGTGTTAAAACAAGTGCTGTTGGTGTGCCATTTGCTTCTAAAGCAACTTTCCAAGCTACACGCGTTTCATTACCATCAGCCGGTCGAATAACATTAAGGTTAGGAATCGCACGTAAACCTGCTAATTGCTCAATTGGTTCATGTGTTGGCCCATCTTCCCCGACCGCAATAGAATCATGCGTAAAAATAAACGTCGAACGTAAGCCCATGATAGATGAAAGTCTTAATGCTGGTTTTAAGTAGTCACTAAATACGAAGAATGTTGCGCCATATGGATGTAATCCGCCGTGCGCTGCCATACCATTTACTGCAGCAGCCATTGCAAATTCACGAACACCAAACCATACGTTTTTACCCGCACCATCTTCGGCAGAGAAATCTCCTGCTTCTTTTACATTTGATTTATTTGATGAAGCTAAGTCTGCTGAACCTCCGAAGAAAGAAGGAACTGCTTTTCCTAACGCTTGAATAATTTCACCAGAATCAGCGCGTGACGCTGCTTTATGCCCTAATTCAAAGCGCGGCAGATCTTTTTCATAACCTTCTGGCAATTCTCCAGCAATCGCTGTTTTGAATTCTTTAGCTAATTCAGGATATTTTTCCGTATAAGCTTCTAAATCTTTTTTCCATTGTGCCTCATGTGCATCTGCACGTTGGATCATTGTTTCATTAAAAATTTCATACACGCTATCATCCACTTGGAATGATTTAGATGCATCTAACTTATAATTTTTAAATGTTAGTTCACGCTCTTCTTCACCTAAAGGTGCACCATGTGAGCTATGACTGTTAGATTTATTTGGCGAACCGTAACCAATAATTGTCTTAACTTCAATAATTGTTGGTCCTTTTTGAGATTTTGCTTCTTCGATAGCTTTATGGATAGCTTCCAAATCGTTGCCATCTTTAACAAGAATATGGTTCCAACCGTACGCTTCAAAGCGTTGTTTAATATCTTCAGAAAATGATTTGTTCGTTTCTCCATCTAAAGAAATATCGTTTGAATCATATAAAGTAATTAATTTGTCTAATTTTAAATGTCCTGCTAATGAAGCCGCTTCATGCGAAATACCTTCCATAAGGTCTCCATCTGAAGCTAACACGTACGTGTAGTGATCTACAAGAGCGATGTCATCTTGGTTGAATTTTGCAGCAAGATGTTTTTCCGCCATTGCCATACCAACAGACATCGCAAAACCTTGTCCAAGTGGCCCAGTAGTAATTTCTACACCTTTTGTGTGGTGATATTCAGGGTGACCTGGTGTTTTTGAATCCCACTGTCTAAATTGCTTAAGCTCTTCCAATTCTAATCCACCAGATACATGAAGTAAGCTGTATAACAGTGCTGAACCGTGTCCAGCCGAAAGTACAAATCGGTCGCGGTTAAAATACGTGTCAGAATTAGGGTTAAAATTTAAATGTTGTGTCCAAAGTGTGTAAGCCATTGGCGCTGCACCCATTGGCAACCCAGGATGCCCTGAATTCGCCTTTTCAATTGCATCGATGCTAAGCGCACGTAAAGTATTTACTGCGTGTGTATCTTTTTGTCCAAACATATTATGACTTCCTTTCTATTCGCTACTAGAATCATTATACCTTATTATGATTCATAACACCTAAAATTACATAAGGATTGTACTAGTCGCGTGTTCGATTCTTCTTTTGTATATCTTTTAGTTTGTCAGGTGTAACATCATTTCCTTCAGGGTCAATGACTTTTGTATGTTCGATTTGTTCTTTAAAACTGTTGCGAAATGATGCAAGATACTCACTTCTCAATTGTGATTGCTCTTTCGCTTCCTCTTTTGTTAAACCTTCATTTTTCTTTTTCTTTGCAAGTTCATTTATGCGTTTTAATTTATCTTGACTAAGCATAATGGATAACCTCCGTCAATATTCTCTACAAAATATAACAGAAAAACCGCTTAAAACCAACCACGATGGCTAATTTAAAACATAAAATAGACGATGTGAAATCAGAATCTTTTCTTTCACATCGTCCTTCGCTTTGAATTATCTCTTTTTACTCTCTCATTCATTACGAGCGCCTCAATTCAATATGACGTTATAGTAGTTACATTATGTTTCATCAGAATATATTAGCGAACACTAAAGGCAAGCACACTTTGTTGTTCCTTTGCTTTTTGTTCGTATTTTTGCATGTGCTCTGTTTGATTTGTATTAATTTGATGGTCAGTCATTTCGTACGTTTGTTCTGTATGCGCATCATGGCTTGCCATTATGAAAAACACAAAAAATATGATTATTGAAATGATAAACACAGATACATACAAATATATTTCATTTAATTTAGCTTTGATCATTGTAAACACCTCTAGAACATTTGTTTGTATCTGAATTTTATCAGAACGAATGTTCTGTGTCAATATAGAAACGAACAAATGTTTGTTCCTCTCTGAAATCTGTGCTATAATGTATTTAAATTAGGCAAAGGAGTGCACATTTGATGAGAGAACTTACAAAAAGACAAGAGGAAATATTCGAATTCATAAAACAAATTGTTCAAACGAAAGGTTATCCACCAAGCGTTCGTGAAATTGGAGAAGCGGTAGGTCTTGCTTCAAGTTCGACTGTACATGGTCATTTGTCACGCTTAGAAGAGAAAGGATATATACGTCGTGATCCTACAAAGCCGAGAGCTATCGAAATCGTAAGTGAATTGATGGGCGAACCGGTCAATATGGAAGAAACGATTTACGTTCCTGTTATTGGTAAAGTAACTGCTGGGACACCGATTACTGCTGTTGAAAATGTTGAAGAGTATTATCCGTTACCCGAACACTTCACTTCAACGCACAATGGTCAAATATTCATTTTGAACGTTGTAGGCGACAGTATGATTGAAGCTGGTATTTTAGATGGCGACAAAGTAATCGTACGAAGCCAATCTATTGCTGAAAATGGCGATATTATTGTTGCGATGACTGAAGATGATGAAGCTACAGTTAAGCGATTTTATAAAGAGAAAAATCGCTATCGCTTACAACCCGAAAATAGTAGCTTAGAACCTATTTATTTGGAGCACGTTACTGTATTAGGTAAAGTAGTAGGTTTATTTAGAGAATTTTAATATTGCGTGCATCTCCTTTGTTAATAAAAATCATGACCATCCGTACATACAAACGGGTGGTTTATTTTGTATCATACAGTTGTCAGAGCTTTATTTATTAAATTTCAATCCATATGTTCCTTTGTAAAACAAGAAAGAAGCGATAAAGAAATACTAAGATAGTAGATTTCTTCACCGCTATGATTGATAATATTTAAGTTAATAACTACGCTTCCTTAATTTCTTCTGCCAATTTATCACTGTAACCAAAAAACCACGTCAATACAAAAGCCGTTACAAATGAAATAACCAATACTAAAATATAAAATGGTAACTGTCCGATATCTTTCAAAAATAGTAAAATACCAGGTAAAACAGTAATAGCCATACCTGAAGCTTTCAATTGGAAAATAGCCGCAAAGAAGCCACCTACTGCACCACCGATCAGACCACAAATAAAAGGTTTAAAGTAACGTAAATTCACACCAAAAATGGCTGGTTCCGTAATACCGAGTAATGCTGAAAAAGCAGAAGGTATAGCAAGCGCTTTTAATTTCGCTTTCTTTGTTTTAAGTCCCACTGCAACCGCCGCTGCGGCTTGGGCTGTCATAGCTGCTGAGATAATCGGATTAAATGCATTATAATGGAACTTCTCTAGCAATTGAATTTCCATAAAATTGAAAATGTGATGTACCCCTGTGACAACGATAATTTGTTGGAAAAATCCAATCAACAATCCAGCAATACCAAATGGTAAAGCAAGTACCCATTCAGTGCCTGATAAAATAATTGTCTCAATAGAATGGAAAACAGGTCCAATTACAAATAACCCTAAAGTAACCATGACAAGTAATACTAAGAAAGGTGTCACAATTAAATCTATCGCATCAGGAATACGTTTCCTTAGCGCTTGTTCAAATTTAGCACCAATAAGCCCCACAAAGAATGCTGGTAGGACCGATCCTTGGTAACCTACAATCGGAATAAAATTAAAGAACTTGATAGCTTCTACTGAACCGTCACCTACTTGATACGCATTAGGTAATGCTGGGTTCACTAACATCAAACCTAATACGATACCAAGAACAGGACTGCCACCAAATACTTTAAAAGCACTCCAAGCAACTAATGCTGGTAAAAAAGCAAAAGCAGTATCTGTGAGTATTTGTGTAAACAAAATGAAGTTTTGAGGAATATCTTTAGCCGTCATTCCCATCCAACTTAAAATTTGATCGTTCATCACCACACCGCGCAACCCCATAAATAATCCTGTCGCAACTAATACCGGAATAATTGGCACGAACACATCGCCAAACACACGAATGGCACGTTGAAAAGCATTTCCTTGTTTAGCACTTACTGATTTGACTTCTGATTTTGAACTACCTTCTATTCCTAATGTCGTTATCTCATTGTAAATTTTGTTTACCGTTCCTGTTCCAAAAATAATTTGAAATTGGCCTGAGTTGTAAAAAGCACCTTTAACTTTTTCAATATCTTCGACTTGTGCTTGGTCTACTTTCTCTTTATCTTTGACCATAATTCTCAATCGTGTGGCACAATGTGCCAACGACTGTATGTTTTCCTTTCCTCCTACGGCTTGAATCACTGACTCTGCTATTTTTTTATCATTCACTCATTTTCACCTCTTATAAACGTTAGCACTTGTTGTTCAGTTGGCAAGCTGTCAATTGCTCCGTAAACCATTGTCGTTAATGCACCAACTGCGTTCGCAAATTTTAAGCATTGATAACTATCTTCAAAAAGCTTGTTTTTTCCATACTTTAACAATTGATAATTAATGGCTCCTATAAAAGCATCTCCTGCACCTGTTGCATCTAAAGCATCGACTTCAAAACCTGATGCTTGTGCAATTAATCCCTCTTTAGTATACAAAGAAGCGCCAGCTTTGCCTTCCGTATAGATGACAGCTTCAACATTTCCTTTAAATAATGATGCTATTGCCGCTTCTTTATTTTTAATACGTGTTATAAATGCTAATTCTTCATCTGAAATTTTGACAATATGCGCTTTGGGAACAAATTCCAATACCGTATTATGTAATGCATCTAAATCTTTCCAAAGTGGAAAACGTAAGTTCGGATCAAAAACTACTGTGCCATTCACTTTTAACATTTTGTCAATTAACACTCGATGTACCTCTTTTATGGGATAATCTACTAAATCAACTGAACAAAAATGTAAAATGTCTGTCGTATCCAATACGATATTCCTTATTTCGCAAGCTTCTAACAACATATCAGCTGAAGGTTTACGATAAAATGCAAAATCTCGTTCACCCTCTGCTGTTAAACTAACAAAAGCCAAAGCAGTATTAGCTTTAGAGGTCTGTTTTAAATACTGCGTGTCAACACCAATAATACCAAGTTTATCTATAATTTTCTCTCCAAATGCATCATTACCCACTTGTGTAATCATTGCAGCGTTACCACCAAGTTTTGCAACACAACTTGCCACATTAGCAGGTGCGCCACCCACTTGTGGAGAAAATTGCGTTACATCTTTTAAATTAATATCTCGATCGCTAGGGATAAAATCAATCAATGCTTCTCCAACTGCATATAATTTATTCATAATTATCCTCTCTCTAACTATATTGTTTCATTACTTGAAGCTTCACTTTAAGAATTCTACCTCACATTTTGGAACCGGTTCCAAAATAGTATAAAGTAAAACGCTTTCATAAACATTTTACTCATCGCTTTGCGAGAAGTCAATACTCGCATTTTTTATAAATTCAAAAGTCATTACTTTTAGACGTTCTACTGTTTCGCCATTGATAATACGAATTAAATTTTGCGCAGCCTGTTCGCCCGTTTGCTTATATGGAAAACGCATTGTCGCAAGAGATGGTGTAACAATAGTTGTCGTGTCATAACCACCAAAACCGACTATAGAGAGTTGCTTTGGAACTTGTAAATGTTGTTGATGTGCTGCTTTCAACGTACCTAACGCAATGTTATCTGTCCCACAAATGATGACATCATAGTGAGAGACTAAAGCGCTCGCAGCTAATGTAGCCTGTTGCAAATCAAAAGTTGTATAATACACATCTGCAGTTTGATGATAATGATTAAGGCCTGTTAACACACCTTTTTTCCTATCAACGCCAACTGCTTTATCGTATTCGCCTACACCTAAATACGCAATGCGCTTAAAATGTTGTTGACCGATCACTTCACCAACACTACGCCCTGCTTCAAAATCATTTTGTATTACGGAAGGGACATGCTTATTTGCTTGACCAATCAGTAGTACAGGTGCTTTTATATCTTGAATCGCTTCAATATGTTTTTCCGTAATTTGTGTAGCAACTAATAAAATGCCATCTACTTTATTTTTATTCAATGTATATAACGCTTCTATTTCTTGCTCTATACTTTGATTCGTATTCACTATTAGAATTTGATATTTATTGTCTTGGAAATAATGCTCTGCGCCTTCAAGAATCTGATGTGTTGCGTAAGAGTCGAGTCTAGGGATAATTGCGCCTATCATGAAAGTGCGCTTCGCTTTTAATGATTGTGCAAATTGATTTGGTGAGTATCCGGTAGCTTGTACGATTTTATCTATTTTATCTTTAGTTTTCTGACTTACAGATCCCCCATTTAAATATCGAGATACCGTACTTTTTGAAACTTTTGCCATTTTTGCAATATCTGAAATATTCATTGCTATCCCCCTAACATGTTCATCTTTTAGATTTACTTATAGACGTGCGTGCTTTTACTATTATTATTTTCTATCACGCGCAGCATCTTCCTATAACCTACTTAATAATAGCTATGGCTATGAAAAAGACATGATACTTATATAAAACATTACCTTTACCAACCTATGTTACTAATAAAGCGACGAGTTCATAAGATTGTCTTTCAGATCTCTTGCCATCTATCACTGCTTATGATGCACGCCTTTCTCATATTCTGCTTCTAAAACTTTATCCCTTCTTCTTTCAATATCAATAATATCATTATTTAAGCACCGAATGTCTTTATTGATACCATTTTGTTTGTCGTATAAAGCACGCATCGTACGACGGTGTCCAAACTGAAACATCTCACTATTTTGTTCAAGGTGGCTTAATATACGACTGTCACAATAACGTTCTAGTAAATGATGATTAAATTGATTCGTGGTTTCTCTTAATCCATCATACTCATTTAATAAATCATTAACTTTTCTCTTCTCAAACAAATAAGATTCCTCTTGCTCTTTTTTCTTTTCAATCAAATGATTCAAGTCATCAACTTTACACATCGGCAAACGCCCCTTTTAATTTAGAATTATTACCTACGAACTACTTCATAGTTATGGGAGTGGGACAGAAATCTATTTGATTTCGTCGTCCCACCCCCACAAGGCTGGCTAGGGTTGAAAGGAGCTCTAAGCGAAAATTCAATCCAGACAGCTACTGTGCTTTTTAAAAGTTACCTTCTCTTTAGATGTGGGACAGAAATCTATTTGATTTCGTCGTCCCACCCCCACAAGGCTGGCTAGGGTTGAAAGGAGCTGCTAAGCGAAAATTCAATCCAGACAGCTACTGTGCTTTTTAAAGTCACCTTCTCATTTGATGTGGGACAGAAATCTATTTGATTTCGTCGTCCCACCCCCACAAGGCTGGCTAGGGTTGAAAGGAGCTGCTAAGCGAAAATTCAATCCAGACAGCTACTGTGCTTTTTAAAGTCACCTTCTCATTTGATGTGGGACAGAAATCTATTTGATTTCGTCGTCCCACCCCCACAAGGCTGGCTAGGGTTGAAATGAGCTGCTAAGCGAAAATTCAATCCAGACAGCTACTGTGCTTTTTAAAGTCACCTTCTCATTTGATGTGGGGCTAACTATTATATAAATCATCCATATTTTACATACTATATTTTAACTTACGTAAAATCAATAACATTTTTATAATGGCATCTTAACCTTTTATACTGACAAAATGTTCCACTTTAAATCAAAACTATCAGTTAACCGCTTAGGTAATTAAATATCACAAATAAAAACACCTTTAAAATTGAATGTTCAATCCAACTTTAAAGGTGTCAAAATAGCATTAATACTTTTTATTGAGTATTTCTTTAACCCGTTCTAAAATATCTTCTGTTCGATGTTCAATATTGGGTGTTTCTTTTATTTTTCTCTTATAGTTATTCATAGCATCAACCTCATCCGATTGATTCATACCCATTTTTATAAACTATAAAACGTTATCCCGTATAATTTTCCGTCCAATAAGGTTGCTTTTTAGCATTAAAATCTACACCTACACCCAACGTGGTGACGTTAGGGTGAAGTATATTTTTACGGTGTCCTGCTGAATTCATTAAACCTTGATGTGCAAAAATGGGGCTTTGTTGACCATATGCGAGATTTTCAGCCGCAGTGCTATAATGGTGGCCATCTTTTTTTATGCGATCAAATGGTGACTCACCTTTCAAATTAGTGTGTTCGAAATACTGTTGCATAGCCATATCTTTGCTGTGTTTACGTGCAGTATTAGCAAGAGACTCTGAATAATTTAACGGTTCCAAACCATTTTGAACACGCGTCGCATTCACTAAATAATAGTCCAATTTTTCATAACTATTCGCTAAGTTTTTTGATGGCGCTGCATATTGTCCGTTCAATCTGTTTTCCATTGTTTTGCTCACTTGTAACAAGGCCGTTAAGTGATTTTTACGATGTATATCGTAAAATGCAGTCGTATAAATATTATCTTTTTCAAACACATCGTACGCTTCATTGTTTTGACGATAAAGGGTATTGCCTTTTTGAATGCCTTCTAAAGGTTTGCCAAGACGATGACGTACCACATCTTTAGGTGTATTATATTTAATCCCTGATTTTGAAGTTATCGTATTTTGGTTACTAAATAACCCATGTACTTTTCCATCAATATAACTCACTAAAACGAAATGATTAAAGTCGTTATGATAGACGTACCACTTAGTACCATATTCATTGTCCAATACGTTAGAATGTGGACCAAGTGCTGCTTCCACTTCTTTTTGTGACATATTCATTTGAATATTGTAAATCGCAAACTGTTGTTGCTTAGGCGTTTTAAGTGCTGTGTCAAAAGACTTTCCTTCAACCAATTGATCCACTTTTTCAGTTACAGGTTGAGTAATTTTATGCATAAAATCCGTAGGTTGTATAGGAATGACTAAAATTAATACAAAACCAACAATTAGAAAAGATAAAAATGACTTGATATAAAACAACTCCTGGTTTTATTAGTCTCTATCACCATTAAAAATTGAATTTCTTACAATAACGTAATCGACTTTGCGAAGTGCACCAATGTCTTTTCCACCTGCATATGAAATTGAGCTTTGTAAGTCTTCTTGCATCTCTACAAGCGTATCTTTTAGCGAACCTTTATGTTCTACAAACATTTTTTTACCTTCTACATTTTTACGTTCACCTTTTTGATATTCTGAAGCACTTCCAAAATATTCTTTATACTTTTTACCATCTAATTCAACTGTTTCCCCTGGAGATTCATCATGTGCTGCAAACAATGAACCAATCATAACCATCGAAGCCCCAAATCTCACGGATTTCGCTATATCACCATGTGTACGGATACCACCATCCGCAATAATCGGTTTGCGTGCTGCTTTGCTACAATGATTAACTGCAGCGAGTTGCCAACCTCCTGTACCAAAACCCGTTTTGATTTTAGTAATGCATACACGACCAGGCCCAATACCTACTTTAGTAGCATCAGCACCTGCATTTTCAAGTTCACGAACACCCTCAGGCGTCCCTACATTACCAGCGATAACGAAAACGTCTGGCAGATGTTTTTTAATATGTTGAATCATTTCAATGACTTGATCTGAATGACCGTGTGCAATATCAATTGTAATATATTCTGGTGAAAGTCCCGCTTCTTTTAACGATTTAACAAATTCAAACTCTCCGGCTTTCACACCAACCGAAATAGAAGAAAATAAACCTTTGTCTTTCATTTTTTTGACGAAAGGCAGACGTGCTGCTTCATCAAAACGATGCATAATATAGAAGTAATCATTTTCAGCAAACCATTCTGCTAATGACTCATTCATTACCGTTTGCATATTGGCAGGAACGACAGGTAATTTAAAGCGTCTTGGTCCAAATTGAATGGAAGTATCAATTTCTGATCGACTTTTTACAATACTCTTATTTGGTATAAGTTGGACGTCTTCATAATCGAAAATTTTCATTTTTCTTAACCCCTTATAATTGTATTCCAAAAGATAATATACTATCTATTTGCAATATTGTAAATAAAAGGGGATATTACCAACTGGATTTCTTAACGCCAGGAATTTGTCCTTTATGTGCATGTTCTCTGAAAGCAATACGAGACATTTCAAATTTACGCATTACGCCTCTCGGACGCCCTGTCACTTTACATCTACGTGTTAAACGCGTAGGTGAAGCATCTCTAGGTAATTTTTTTAATCCTTCATAATCTCCTTTTGCTTTCAACTCACGTCTAATTTCCGCGTATTTTGCAACCATTGCTTCACGCTTTTGCTCTTTGGCAATTTTTGATTTTTTAGCCATATTTTTCTCTCCTTTTTAAAAATCGTAATAATTACGATTTAAATAATAGCACATCCTTCTAAAATGAAGCAAGTCAGTTTTTCTAAGTTCTTCTAAAATATAGAAAATAAAAGTTGGCAAACATTTATAAACGTGGTAAAATAACAAATCGTAATAGTTTCAATTTAAAAGGAGGTCGACCCAATGCGCGTTAATGTTACATTAGCATGTACTGAATGTGGTGACCGTAACTACATCACTACGAAAAACAAACGTACGAATCCTGAGCGTATCGAAATGATGAAGTATTGCCCAAGATTAAATAAACATACGTTACACAGAGAAACAAAATAATCATTGATTAAAGCAGTTACGAAACACCCACTCATCAAAATACGACGTAAACTACAACTCGAACATTTCGAGTTGTAGTTTTTATATTTAAAGGGAGCGAAACAGAAATCTTAAAGTTTCTGTCCCGCTCCTTTAAAAATAGCTATTTTAATACTATTGAATACCTTCTAAAATGTGATCAAGTTGATCTAACATACCTAGCGCTTCTGCAACACCTCTACCATAAGCTGGGTCAGCTTGATAACAATGGCGAATGTGACGATGCTTCACTTCGTCTGTTGTACCTTCCATTTCGTTCGCAGTGTTAGTAAATAAACGCTGTTGTTGTTCGGGTGATTGTAAGCGGAATAATTTACCAGGTTGTTCGAAATAGTTGTCATCATCTTCTCTAAAATTATGCTCATAAGCATCACCATGCAATTCTAAAGGTGGTCGTTTGTATTCTGGTTGACTTTCGTGTGCGCCATAACTATTTGGATAATAATGTGTTTGACTACCTTGGTTGCCGTCTAAAATTCTCATTTGTCCATCTCTACTAAAAGGACAAAGGTTTTCAACACCTACGCCTTTAGGTTGGTTCACTGGAATTTGCCAATGGTTAACCCCTAAACGGTAACGTTGTGCATCTCCATATGAAAATAGACGCCCTTGTAACATTTTATCTGGAGAGAAATCCAAGCCAGGAATAATATTTGTAGGTGCAAACGCAGCTTGCTCAACATCTTGGAAGTAGTTGTCTGGATTACGGTTAAGCTCAAACTCTCCTACTTCAATTAAAGGATACTCATCTTTATACCATACTTTTGTTAAATCAAATGGGTTATCTTTATGATGTTTAGCTTGCTCTTCCGTCATCACTTGAATGTACATTTTCCATTTCGGAAAGTCTCCATTTTCAATCGCATTGTATAAATCACGTTGTGATGACTCTCGGTCTTCTCCTACAATTTTTGCTGCTTCATCTGGTTGAATGTTCTCAATACCTTGTTGCGTACGGAAATGGAATTTTACCCAAACACGTTCATTATTGGCATTAATCATGCCATAAGTATGCGAACCAAAACCATGCATATGACGGAAACCTTTTGGAATACCACGGTCAGTCATTAAAATTGTTACTTGATGAAGTGCTTCTGGTAACGATGTCCAGAAATCCCAGTTGTTTTGCGCACTTCTCATGTTTGTACGTGGGTCACGTTTAACCGCTCGATTTAAACTGACAAATAGCTTTGGGTCTCTAAAGAAAAACACTGGTGTGTTATTCCCTACTAAATCCCAGTTCCCTTCTTCTGTATAAAATTTCAAGGCAAAACCACGAATATCACGCTCAGCGTCAGCGGCGCCACGCTCACCGGCAACCGTTGAAAAACGTGCAAACATTTCCGTTTTTTTACCAATTTCAGAAAA
Coding sequences within it:
- the guaC gene encoding GMP reductase, giving the protein MKIFDYEDVQLIPNKSIVKSRSEIDTSIQFGPRRFKLPVVPANMQTVMNESLAEWFAENDYFYIMHRFDEAARLPFVKKMKDKGLFSSISVGVKAGEFEFVKSLKEAGLSPEYITIDIAHGHSDQVIEMIQHIKKHLPDVFVIAGNVGTPEGVRELENAGADATKVGIGPGRVCITKIKTGFGTGGWQLAAVNHCSKAARKPIIADGGIRTHGDIAKSVRFGASMVMIGSLFAAHDESPGETVELDGKKYKEYFGSASEYQKGERKNVEGKKMFVEHKGSLKDTLVEMQEDLQSSISYAGGKDIGALRKVDYVIVRNSIFNGDRD
- a CDS encoding catalase codes for the protein MYRKQPSKLTGLFGHPIGDRENTATAGPRGPLLMQDPYFLEQMSHFDREVIPERRMHAKGSGAFGTFTVTNDITQFTSAKIFSEIGKKTEMFARFSTVAGERGAADAERDIRGFALKFYTEEGNWDLVGNNTPVFFFRDPKLFVSLNRAVKRDPRTNMRSAQNNWDFWTSLPEALHQVTILMTDRGIPKGFRHMHGFGSHTYGMINANNERVWVKFHFRTQQGIENIQPDEAAKIVGEDRESSQRDLYNAIENGDFPKWKMYIQVMTEEQAKHHKDNPFDLTKVWYKDEYPLIEVGEFELNRNPDNYFQDVEQAAFAPTNIIPGLDFSPDKMLQGRLFSYGDAQRYRLGVNHWQIPVNQPKGVGVENLCPFSRDGQMRILDGNQGSQTHYYPNSYGAHESQPEYKRPPLELHGDAYEHNFREDDDNYFEQPGKLFRLQSPEQQQRLFTNTANEMEGTTDEVKHRHIRHCYQADPAYGRGVAEALGMLDQLDHILEGIQ
- the rpmG gene encoding 50S ribosomal protein L33 is translated as MRVNVTLACTECGDRNYITTKNKRTNPERIEMMKYCPRLNKHTLHRETK
- the rpsN gene encoding 30S ribosomal protein S14; this encodes MAKKSKIAKEQKREAMVAKYAEIRRELKAKGDYEGLKKLPRDASPTRLTRRCKVTGRPRGVMRKFEMSRIAFREHAHKGQIPGVKKSSW